TTCAGGAGGCATGAGCGTTTAGGTCTTTCCAAATCCGTCAATAATTCTTGTCATTATTCCGAGAGGGTGGAGTTAGCATTGTGACGAGAGAAAAAGTAAGAGATCAATCTGGAAAAAGGGCAAAGATGGCgaaagagaaataaaaaggatgGGCTGTTGAGACTCAAAATTGTACGTTTGAAGATGATTCATCCGTTTCGAATTCAGCTCAGTCAAATCATGCAACATCTTCCCCGGAAAAGCAATGTATATTTATCTCCCGATTTTTGGGCTATCTGATACTGTAAAAGTAATTTCTTCTATGCACCCTTAAACGCCGATGCCAATCATCTCGCTGCTGAAAATCGCTGTCATTCATCGTCATATGTCTTTGACTTCTTCTCATATCGTTTCCCTTTCGGGATCGTGCAACctccattctttccttcataaAGCGCCGATTTGCTACCCCTAATTCACACTTCCGCccaatcttcatttcttcatggCGTATTTCTTTGTGTTTTCCTTCGCTTCGTTTGCAAACCCATCCGCgtcattcttcaatttatCGGCAATCGTATTTTCTAAAGGGTCATCTGGGTTTGGAGTGATTAAAAGATTCCTGATCGCCCCAAGAATAGCTGTGATCTTTCCACTAGGCTTCCATTTGTCTTGCTTCAACTCATCCACGCAAATGGATCCTTTTTCATCAAAGGTAATGTTGGGATGATAAATGCGAGTTACGAAGTTGACCACGGGAGGTTTGAATGGGTAGTCTTTGGGTAGGACGACGTTGAGAACAAATAAACCACCCTGGCGTGCCAAGTGTTAGTGAGGAGTTGAACGAGAAGCTGGGTAGATAGAAAACATACGGCATATGGTGTTTCTGCAGGACCTTCCATCTCGACTTTCCATTGATGCaaatcttcctccttcacTAAGGATGTGCTGATGCCTGGGATGGGGTTATCGGTCACTTCCTTGAACTCCTGGCATTCATCTTGTTAGATCGTACTCTGCTTCAATTGGGATTCAAGAGTAAGAGTTGCGAACCTTGGCGATACGTCGTGCTGCCATCTTGACGGTTGATAGCTTCGAAAGTAGCTACAAATTATGGTGGGGTAGGTATGTTGATATGAGGGGAGGGAGTTCgagaattgaaatggaaGTCGAGGTCCTGTTTACTTTGTTATTATAATGGGAATAAGTTCAGTATCTGAGGCTTCTCACTTACAAAAAACAAAGGAGGTATCGATCTCTGTAACTTATGAAGAAGTGCAAAAAAAGCTCTGCTataagattatttatttcgTTTTGTTCTTGAGTGTTTGATGTgaggtgagtgagtgagagtACTGCATAGAAAGCTATCATCAACCAACCACACCAGATTCACTCAAGGTTCACGTCAGAGCTCGAAGATAATCGGCATTTCCATCCCTGTCGTTCCGAGGAAAGAAAGTGCAAGGCTGAATATTTTACCGGAAGGCTACTTTTACGGCATTATCATTGTGTTGATGATTAACTTATAAGTTGTTGGGTTCGAACAGTTTTGTATTGCATGGTATTGTTTTGTATTGTACAAATCTCGGTGAAAGTTAGCAGCCAAGAATTGCCTTTGACaaggtacctaggtaaaaGTCTCCATATCTTTGTCTTTATCCATTCTTTAAATCCTACCCGATGGAACTTGGTAGATGTAAACCAGAGTCCACAGAGTAGGGAACTTCAACGTTCTCCAGATCTCGCACATTTCATCTCACGAGCCCAGCTTCATATCTATCACTTCACGATCTTGACAGCAAAACATCTTCACAAGTACATGTGCGTCGGCTCTTTCAGATCATGTAAATCTGGGGtatcctctttctcttaATGCCCTCCTAAATCCAGCTATTCCCTTGGTTATTCTCTCTGCAGAACCACAACCAAACCCATCATTCCCAACATAACAGTCTTAAGCCAAGGATGCTCACTGAGTAAGATAGTAACATATCCCACAAATGGTATATATCCCACTACACTGCCGATGATATCTTCCCTCTCAATATAATCTTGTCCACGCGCATATAGTTCTGTATCATCTGCCACATTGTTGTCTCCCTTTGTCAATAACTTTGCCTTGGGCCTGTGGTCACGAATATCAGCATGAAAGTCCGTAATATCTCCACCGCGCCAGTGAAACAGAGACACTCACCCTGCACCAAACTTTCTAACCAATCGATGCACAATAGGGATATCCTTTCCCTTGACATTGTAAACCACAATTTCCCCAACCTTTGTCTCTTCCAGTAAATTCCTATTCCATAAAAACAAGAGATCTCCACGCTGGAATGCAGGTTCCATGGAGCCAGACAAAACGACAACAATTGGCGACGGAGAATCCGACGCTACTGAGAGACCTTTCCACATCATGAACGCCGTGGAAAGAATGAGGGCGAAATTCAGCACTTGAGCCGCTGCCTGGCGGGGATTCTGGAGAGAGGAAAGCATGGCCGCAATGCGCAATTCGTGAATTGAATCTGGTAGGAATTTGAGGTGTGAAAATCAGCAGGTTGATTGTCTTGAGACAATTCACAAATGACGGGTAGCCGTTTTGCGATGATGATTGCGATCAAGGGCACGAACACATTTCTTACAATTAGAAGTTGTAAATGAGGACACCTTCTGCAGGTGAGGATTAGTTATGCTTGATTTATGCTTGTTTTGTGTTGGTCCGTGCGTTACATATCTATTGTGCTACCGTCAGTCTCATCTCATTGTTTTCATCTAGGTGCGGAGTGATTGAGGGAATCGGAGACTTGACGAAGCTATCTTTCACATAAATGAGATTGGACACGTGATTACCATCGAGTTGAGGAAAGGGCTCATGTATCTATAGTGCTAGCGTTAAGTAATCATCTTTCTCACTGACACGGAATGTAACATATCTCCCTTCTCTTCGACTCCATGACATTTTgatagaaagaaggaagggaagCTTCCCACGATATCCATATGTACCAGTGTCTGGATTCTCGAGGCAGCTGCGTATCTCATGAACTTGAACTGGTTCATGGTGCACAGTATCCAATGCATGTCAAGCTGCATCATGATAATCGCCCTTTTTCTGGACAATCGTATGTCTAGACTGCCACTGGAGTAAAAGGAGATATCACGATCCTCCTCTTCTATAGTATCCCTCCGAGAATTCATTTGATAGGTGTTGCCTTTCCACTGCGCCCTAATCGCGTTGTCCATACAACCTTACCATTTCTTTGTTGCCGCTCTGTCTATTCGCACCTGCCATTCGTGTCGTTGAGAACGGAAAGTGCAGGTCCTCACTTACTCCTTCTTGGGTCGACACTGTCCTATGCTAGTTTTCTTCATATCATGtttactttcttcttcccctttgctctctttctcttcatcttaCACCACAACACAGTTCATCGCAAAGCATCGTGTTTCTCCGTCGTTTTAATCActtgattcattcatccaattcTTGTTTTGGTCACTTTCGTCTTTCGCCCTATAGCTATCGAGCTTTCTCTATCTTTTTCCCAAATCAATTCCTTTATAATGTCTTCATCCACCGCGTTGCTTCCAAGCGTAAGTCACAAGAAGAATGATCATGTAAGTCAACTCGGAACAGTTTCATTCATAGTTCACAGGAAGCCCTAATTCAGCCACAGCCTATCTTTCTTCGTGCTTGTCACTCTCCATGGCTCAATGTCTCTCAGAAATCTCTCGTTCGTTTCAGAGGAGCCCTTGCAGCGtacttcttgatttcaaGTCTTGTGATCCTTCATTACGAACTTGAAATCAGCAAAAATGGCTGGTTGGTCGTTTACAACCTTTCAAATATCGTGTACGGCTTGCAAACTCTGTACGCTTGGGTTGCGTTTGTAAGTATTGGTCCTTGATTCCCTGTACTACTTGCATCTGTGTCCGTTCTCAATACTCAGTGCTAATGTTTATCCACTGGCAGACCTGGACCTTCATGCATCTCTACTACCCGCATAGCAATGACAATAATTGTTCAACAATCTCTTCCTCTATTAGAAAGTGCCTCTCGCCATCTCGCAAGACCTCCAACACCAACGAAAAGTACTTTTTCAGCGTCTTTCATTGGGGCATCCTTGCTTTCCCTCATGTCGTTACCTTCATCCACTGGGCAGTCATCGTTCCACGGAATGAAGCATCGATTCCAAGTAAGAACTCTCTCAAGAAACCGTAATTAAATACTAATCAACAATTAGGTGACAAAGTTTTTGGTGACAAGCTCACGACTTTCTTCGTTTTCAGCAAGTATGGTTTCAACTCCGTCCTTGCTTTGATCGAGCTCTTCATCCTAAGCAGCATTAAACGATCTGACGTAGGTTATTCTGATTCCGTCTCACTTATTCTACTAAATATGTTTCAGCCTGTCTGGAACCATGTTTTTGCTCTTGCTGTACTTTCTCTCGTCTATGTTGGCTGGGCAGCTATTGGCAAGCACTATGTGGGAAAATACACCTACTTCTTCTTAGATCATGAGAAGAATGGATGGGAATATTACTGGGCATCAGTTGCGGCTTTTGTCGTTCTTGTTGAACTTTGTAAGTTCCTCCCCACTTGCGATCATGTAATCTTGCTAATAAATTTAGTCTTCGTCTTTGTGTATTCTCTCACCGGCGTTCGTGAGTCCATGACAAAGAAGCAAAATGACGATAAGAACACTGGATACCAAAGACTTCCCCAGTAGAACTTTGCAACCTAGAAAGAGAGCCGAGAGAACTCTAAGCACAATCGTGGAGGTGGATGAGTCTTGCGTAGAAATATTCAGAAGGATTAAAGTCTGGATGGACAGCAATCCTAATGAATTGTCCAGGTATCATACTTTTTGACCTTGCTCTGTTTGtcatttttatttgtttcttttcctaTTCTGTTCTCAGACCGTGGTATTAAGGCCTTTGGGTTTTCTCTCTGTAACTATCCTGATCCGTTCACTTTGCTTTAGCTTTAATTTGGTACCTACACGAGTCACTTTTCGACTTTCGAGTTTATGTGTTCTTTGTATATGCTGTTGAAGTGTGACCATGAAGTTGAATATTGCAATTGGCTTAATTAAAGTGAAAACAAAGTGTTGAGAATATTTACGAGTGATATGACGGACACTCATATTTGATGCGGCTGTAGCGATTGATCAATGTTTCCCTAAGAACTTTTTGATAACGATACAAATTTGTCTGCTTGATCATCGATGTGAACGACGTTACCTCCGTGTCGCCAAGATAAAGACGAATATATGCGAATCAACAATATTCCAGTCAGAAACGCGTTTGTTATGCTTGTATGAATACCGCCCGGCGTTTAACCAAAATACCAGCGTTAGATGAGAGCTGTATTAATCATTGACGATCTGTTAAGATCTAGGAAAAAGCgaaaaaagaggaaatatGTAAGTGAGATGTTGAAAAATAATCGGGCAAGATGCGGAAATGTTGCGGGGAGCGAGGGGAGTGAGGGCAGCGGTTGGGTATAAATTTTGACGTTGGTTGTGGAAGACGAAAACAAGGGGAATGAAGCGGTGGAAAcggatgagaagaaaaaatactGAATGTGAATGTAGAGTTTGGATTTGCAAGTTCATAAGTACTAAGATAATTTTACTTCTACCTTTACTTTAAAAGCCATCTAGCTCGTCACACCACACATCATTACTTGTCAGCAATGATATAAAAGTTTAacttgtttttgaattactGCTGACTGGATGATCTTTCACCGAAAATTGACATCTGCCACATATTTCCATTCATAATCCGCGCTACCAACACATTGTTCGAGAAGAGAACTATGATAGATGGAATATAATACTGCTACAAGCAAACCCGATTAGGGGAGTTGTTTCGCCGCGTATTGTATACGCCATTGCCAAAGTGCAGTTCAATCTCCCTGACGTAACCTCGAACACCTTCCAACATCCATCCTCAATATAAAACACAACCATTGGAGCTTCCTCCGCAGACTAACATTTATCATACTCAGAACCATTCATGCAAGCCAGTCGCCACCTAGAGCAAAATCTCTTCAGGTTCCAAGAAAAGATTAGAttgaaaggaaaaaaaagagaattgagCAAGAACTTTTTATCATATACCATCACTTCAACAGACGGTATATATGCCTAGTAGCACAACCTAAGTCTATGAATCTTTTGTGTATGATGACCATGCTTTTGTCTATTGCCAATTCATTCATCGTTACGCTAGATATACAAAGtacaaagaaaaatattaGACACAAGGAAATTTGAGGCCAGGAATGACAGTCAAAAGGTGCCATGCCGTCCATCATCGTAATTAATCATTGTTCAGGAATGATTATTGAGCAATCGCAAGCTGAAGGAATTGGAAGCAAATTGTATGCAATAATTTCTCATGCATTGCTGCGACTTCTCTTGTGTTGACGTCCCTGTGATGCACCGTTTGATTTCCGCTTTCGATTAGCGACATCACCGGCGGGACTTGAGGGCATCAGGGTTTTGGGTTTTCGTCGTGGGGTTAAAGAGCTTGTGAGAGAATCAAGGTGTCCATTCTTAACACCTTTGATTGTGGAGGTTCCAAATGCCAGGGCATCTTTGGAAACAGTATTGCTGTTGATGAGGTTTTCGTTCTGTCGATTAAGACGAAAAGCGCCGACGTTGGTATTCTTGTCAAGATGGACCAGAAGTGGGTGAAGGCCGTCGGACGTCGTTGGGCGAGCAGGGGTAGATGACGGCGTTTCGGCTAGATCATCTACAGATTCACCTTGTTCCTCATCTAATGCCTCATCCATGTGAAGCAAGTCACCCCAATCTAGAGGTTCATTCTGATCATCGCTATCGTCATATGATGAACTGCTTGTTGGGCGAACAGCATTCTCATTCATGAAAACggaattttcgaaaaaagCTTCTGGATTACCAGTGTGGTAAGAGCCAAATTCGGATGGAGTATCTGATACTGCGCTCATCATAATGTTGGCTTGATTGCTAAGGACTGGGTTGTACTGTTCCATGCTGCCGTTTCTAAGGGGTGAAGGTGAGCTAATATCCTGAAGTCTGGTAGGGTCGGAAGAGTACATTAAAAGGTCCTTTCCATGCTCGTCTAATATAACAAAGGGTACATCAGTATTGTGATACCAAGTAATGACATCAGGTTGTCCCTTTTTACGCTGAATTCGGAAACCAAGGCATGGTGGAGGTGCTGGTGAATTGCCTCGAGGTGTGGACGCATCTATTTCTGGACGATTCTCTCTccaatcttcatcgtcaGTTGTGTCTCCACCCGAGACGTCGCTAAGATCAGCTACAACACATGGCTGTTAGTCCTTGGCTCAACAACTATGCTTGATAAGTGTCAGCTCAGTTTGAGTTCACTTACATTGATACCCAGATGCATCTGATTCATCACTATCGCTTTCTCCAGAATCATCCGAttcattgttttcatttcCCCATTCTAAATCTGGGTCGGAGCCATGATCGTCATCATTGTAGGTGTCATCCTCCAGTCCTCTTGCGATACGAGGTGGAAGTGCGTCTGCACTCAAGAATGGGCCTTGAGCGGAGGTCTCGGTGTCGAAGAGATCAGGGTGCCacatatcctcatcatcagaGATACTGCTATCTGTATCGTCGTCGGTGAATTTGTTAACCCTTTTGAGATCACCATTGGACCGAATTTTGTACTCCTCGATCATGTTATCCTCGAAAAACTTAGGGTTGTCGACCAGTTCTTCTGCCGAATCATCAAAACCTTCCCATTCTTCGAACTTCATTGTTGCTCGAGGTGTATCTTGAACATCAGTATCCTCCTCGACAGTCTCTAAgtcgtcatcttcttcagCCGATTCAAACATAGCTGCTTCTTCATACTTCTCAATCCTAGACCCCCCGGTCCCCCCGAATACATCGGGCTCGTCATCTGAATCATTATCTTCAGAATCACTGATCAAATCCACGGCAGCATATGAAGAGTCGGAGGAGTAATCGGCGACCTTTTTGGAATTCTTCAACTTGAGCTTTATCTTAGGGGGGGTCTTGAAAGACTGTCCTTGTGTGTTTCGAGAcattgtgtttgtgttttatATGATCTGCAAGAAATATTTGTTGTGGGGTTGATTGCGTATGACCGAAAGTATCGGCGGTGAGATGAAGGTTGCAGATGGGTGGAGTGTAAAGGTAGTATTCTGTGTCTGTGGTAAATTGTGACTGATGCGTTGTAAAAGAGGTCAATCGAGTCTATGAGAAGTGGTCTTGAGTTGTGTTCAAgtcaattgaaagattcgAGGTTGTTTAG
The sequence above is drawn from the Botrytis cinerea B05.10 chromosome 11, complete sequence genome and encodes:
- the Bcsec11 gene encoding Bcsec11 encodes the protein MLSSLQNPRQAAAQVLNFALILSTAFMMWKGLSVASDSPSPIVVVLSGSMEPAFQRGDLLFLWNRNLLEETKVGEIVVYNVKGKDIPIVHRLVRKFGAGPKAKLLTKGDNNVADDTELYARGQDYIEREDIIGSVVGYIPFVGYVTILLSEHPWLKTVMLGMMGLVVVLQRE